In Vibrio sp. FE10, the following are encoded in one genomic region:
- a CDS encoding prepilin-type N-terminal cleavage/methylation domain-containing protein → MDNSPIPKGFTLVELIIVIIILGIVSTFAASRFVGTSSFSTFAAQEQAISVIRQIQVNRMQSNVSAANDSFRLAINSDCLGSVTACSLNLSNSAQKSQADARSDYVRESDISFSPTNTIIDFDLLGNPSVSAGINITINSTTSNNSAQVCINSQGYVREGACL, encoded by the coding sequence ATGGATAACAGCCCCATACCCAAAGGCTTTACTCTGGTAGAGCTGATCATCGTTATCATTATCCTCGGTATTGTTTCTACCTTTGCCGCAAGTCGCTTCGTTGGCACTTCTAGCTTTTCTACCTTTGCTGCACAAGAGCAGGCCATCTCTGTTATCCGTCAAATCCAAGTTAATCGAATGCAATCGAATGTTTCCGCTGCTAATGACAGTTTTCGTCTTGCTATCAATAGTGATTGTCTAGGTTCAGTTACGGCATGCAGTCTAAACCTATCGAATAGCGCTCAAAAATCACAAGCTGATGCGCGTAGTGACTATGTACGTGAGTCCGATATTTCATTTTCTCCAACGAATACCATTATCGACTTTGATTTATTGGGTAATCCTTCGGTGAGCGCTGGGATTAATATTACTATTAACTCCACCACTTCAAATAATAGCGCCCAAGTCTGTATTAACTCTCAAGGTTATGTTCGTGAAGGGGCGTGTTTATGA
- a CDS encoding prepilin-type N-terminal cleavage/methylation domain-containing protein produces the protein MLKNQKGFSLVELVIVIVVVGLLAVAALPRFLDVTDEAKKSSIEGVAGGFATAVLSARAQWEAEARPSEKIGVETYNTVNYDGVDFWLTRSKNSNNEDTDFRDGYPWTLNNNSSTAPQDISDKTCSELMENLLQNPPKVGEVSVVASDSNYKYSAQANSGDATCTYIQLEGSTEHQFVYEIKTGRVTVTLQ, from the coding sequence ATGCTTAAGAATCAAAAGGGTTTCTCCCTTGTCGAATTAGTCATAGTGATCGTGGTCGTTGGTTTATTGGCGGTAGCCGCTTTACCTCGTTTTCTCGATGTGACAGATGAAGCCAAGAAATCAAGTATTGAAGGCGTCGCTGGTGGTTTTGCAACGGCAGTTTTGTCGGCGAGAGCACAGTGGGAAGCAGAAGCGCGACCATCAGAGAAGATAGGTGTTGAAACATACAATACTGTAAATTATGATGGTGTTGATTTTTGGTTAACAAGATCAAAGAACAGTAACAACGAAGATACCGACTTTCGAGACGGCTATCCATGGACTTTGAATAATAATTCTAGCACCGCACCGCAAGATATTTCAGATAAAACATGTTCTGAACTGATGGAAAACTTGCTGCAAAATCCACCTAAAGTTGGTGAAGTCTCAGTTGTTGCTAGTGACTCAAATTACAAATATTCAGCGCAAGCGAATTCTGGTGATGCAACGTGTACTTACATTCAATTAGAAGGTAGTACCGAACACCAATTCGTTTACGAAATTAAAACTGGTCGTGTGACCGTAACTTTGCAGTAA
- a CDS encoding type II secretion system protein, with translation MKRQGGFTLIELVVVIVILGILAVTAAPRFLNLQDDAKESALQGLAGAMNGAAGITFGKAAIDGVEAIADSAVSEGNTTIQTVYGYPEATSAGIGAATDLDGFVVLKAGTAATEGATVDYGLTGYTTQCVRYTAATSAAQATARVVDGVSTGNAKVCQ, from the coding sequence ATGAAAAGACAAGGCGGTTTCACCCTAATCGAACTAGTGGTTGTAATTGTTATTCTAGGTATTCTTGCTGTAACTGCGGCACCACGTTTCCTAAACCTGCAAGATGATGCGAAAGAATCTGCACTTCAAGGTTTAGCTGGAGCAATGAATGGTGCAGCAGGAATCACTTTTGGTAAGGCCGCTATTGATGGTGTTGAAGCGATTGCCGATTCAGCTGTTTCAGAAGGGAACACGACGATCCAAACCGTTTATGGTTACCCTGAAGCAACATCTGCAGGTATTGGTGCTGCAACAGACCTAGATGGCTTTGTTGTCTTGAAAGCTGGTACTGCCGCAACCGAAGGGGCGACTGTAGACTACGGTCTAACTGGTTACACTACTCAATGTGTGCGTTACACTGCAGCTACGTCTGCAGCACAAGCAACTGCACGTGTTGTAGATGGTGTTTCTACGGGTAATGCTAAAGTTTGTCAGTAA
- a CDS encoding rod shape-determining protein encodes MFKKLRGMFSNDLSIDLGTANTLIYVKGQGIVLDEPSVVAIRQDRTGSAKSVAAVGHAAKQMLGRTPGNISAIRPMKDGVIADFYVTEKMLQHFIKQVHDNSVLKPSPRVLVCVPCGSTQVERRAIRESALGAGAREVYLIDEPMAAAIGAGLRVSEPTGSMVVDIGGGTTEVAVISLNGVVYSSSVRIGGDRFDEAIINYVRRNYGSLIGEATAEKIKHEIGSAYPGDDVQEIEVRGRNLAEGVPRSFSLNSNEILEALQEPLSGIVSAVMVALEQCPPELASDISENGMVLTGGGALLKDLDRLLTEETGIPVVVAEEPLTCVALGGGKALEMIDMHGGDLFSEE; translated from the coding sequence ATGTTTAAAAAACTTCGTGGCATGTTTTCAAACGACCTATCGATTGATTTAGGTACAGCCAATACCCTTATATATGTAAAAGGCCAAGGCATCGTTCTTGATGAGCCTTCCGTTGTCGCTATTCGCCAAGATCGTACGGGGTCTGCAAAGAGTGTCGCTGCGGTTGGTCACGCTGCTAAGCAAATGCTTGGTCGTACGCCTGGTAACATTTCAGCGATCCGCCCAATGAAAGACGGTGTAATTGCTGACTTTTACGTAACCGAAAAAATGCTTCAGCACTTTATTAAGCAAGTGCATGATAACAGTGTGCTTAAACCAAGCCCTCGTGTTTTGGTTTGTGTACCTTGTGGTTCAACTCAGGTTGAGCGTCGTGCTATCCGTGAATCAGCGCTAGGTGCTGGTGCTCGTGAGGTTTACCTAATCGATGAGCCTATGGCTGCTGCGATTGGTGCTGGCCTACGTGTATCTGAGCCAACAGGTTCAATGGTGGTTGATATCGGTGGTGGTACTACTGAAGTTGCGGTTATCTCACTGAATGGTGTGGTTTACTCGTCTTCTGTTCGTATCGGTGGTGACCGTTTTGATGAAGCAATCATCAACTACGTTCGTCGTAACTACGGCAGCTTGATCGGTGAAGCGACAGCAGAGAAGATCAAACACGAAATCGGTTCAGCTTACCCTGGCGATGACGTGCAAGAGATCGAAGTTCGCGGTCGTAACCTTGCAGAAGGTGTTCCTCGTAGCTTTAGCCTAAACTCAAACGAAATCCTTGAAGCACTTCAAGAGCCTCTATCTGGCATCGTATCTGCAGTAATGGTTGCACTTGAACAGTGTCCGCCAGAGCTAGCTTCTGATATCTCAGAAAACGGTATGGTACTAACCGGTGGTGGTGCACTACTTAAAGACCTTGATCGTCTGCTAACAGAAGAAACAGGTATCCCTGTTGTTGTTGCAGAAGAGCCACTAACGTGTGTTGCTCTAGGTGGCGGTAAAGCCCTAGAGATGATCGACATGCACGGCGGCGATCTGTTCAGCGAAGAATAA
- a CDS encoding MSHA biogenesis protein MshF, which translates to MLNNLQRSRFVIWSVVILFLIVGLLSASKTVEEEATNTAFIVASKQMLERANRFKQQYLLKGTKREDDSESPKIYSRTGWIMPLQDSERNCNYWLDQLYPQGSILGLSSPSVEDKSDNIQFHCSYHYSDKYQIDILLKKERFSVKANILAL; encoded by the coding sequence ATGCTAAATAACCTACAGCGCTCACGTTTTGTTATTTGGAGTGTGGTTATTCTTTTTCTGATTGTAGGCCTACTTTCTGCATCGAAAACGGTCGAAGAGGAAGCGACTAACACGGCATTTATCGTGGCGAGTAAGCAAATGCTAGAGCGAGCCAATCGTTTCAAGCAACAGTATTTGTTAAAGGGTACTAAGCGAGAAGATGATTCGGAATCACCAAAAATTTACAGTAGAACAGGGTGGATAATGCCGCTCCAAGACTCGGAACGAAACTGCAATTATTGGCTGGATCAATTATATCCACAAGGGAGCATTTTAGGGCTAAGCTCTCCAAGTGTTGAAGATAAAAGTGATAACATACAGTTTCATTGTAGTTATCATTATAGTGATAAGTATCAGATAGATATATTGCTCAAGAAAGAAAGGTTCAGTGTCAAAGCCAATATTTTGGCTTTGTGA
- a CDS encoding type IV pilus modification PilV family protein: protein MIRSRGFTLIESIVVIIVLGIAMVTITSFLAPQVASSADPQYQNRSVALGQSLMNQILARGFDEHSDFDGGLVRCGDAGATACSAPNDLGVDGSESAPAAFNDVDDYIGCWYTDTTESACVSSTKYPLANILDENIEGSYANFRVEVSVFYDQNVDGVNDNAIGTMKRVEVQIFGGNNRYSVIAYKGNY, encoded by the coding sequence ATGATTCGTTCACGTGGCTTTACACTGATTGAAAGTATTGTTGTGATTATCGTACTGGGTATTGCGATGGTCACGATTACCAGTTTTTTAGCACCACAAGTGGCAAGTTCTGCCGACCCACAGTATCAAAACCGCTCAGTCGCGTTAGGCCAAAGTTTGATGAATCAAATTTTAGCTCGTGGCTTTGATGAGCATAGCGACTTTGATGGTGGTCTGGTGCGCTGTGGGGATGCAGGTGCGACCGCTTGTTCTGCTCCCAATGACCTCGGAGTGGATGGGTCAGAGTCTGCGCCTGCTGCTTTTAATGATGTCGATGACTATATTGGTTGTTGGTATACCGATACCACCGAGTCAGCGTGTGTCTCATCGACGAAGTATCCGCTCGCTAATATCCTAGATGAAAACATTGAAGGCAGTTATGCCAATTTTCGGGTTGAAGTTTCTGTGTTTTACGATCAAAACGTGGATGGGGTTAATGATAATGCGATTGGCACGATGAAGCGCGTTGAAGTACAGATCTTTGGTGGTAATAACCGCTACAGCGTGATCGCTTATAAGGGTAATTACTAA
- a CDS encoding prepilin-type N-terminal cleavage/methylation domain-containing protein translates to MKQRGFTLIEMIVTIVVVAVIGLAIAGFVEYGMKGYVETIDRQKVQVKGQFVVEKMSREISHAVPNSFDTSIAPVSAYTQKCLTFYPIKYSGFYHLDEATNELNFIIGQDSPILDADDYLIINPTNYSELGAGSTKRISVSGLVSTNNVFTASSVTLESRSKAERHYIYDDRALVSYCLVNDTVQNQGLIQRNGVTVADSISYAESNFRYEEPSLQRGGVIHIDLVLEQNNEVSVYQQDVQVLNAP, encoded by the coding sequence ATGAAGCAGCGTGGTTTTACTCTGATAGAGATGATAGTAACGATCGTTGTAGTTGCTGTTATTGGCCTAGCGATTGCCGGTTTTGTTGAATATGGCATGAAAGGCTATGTTGAAACAATTGACCGACAAAAGGTTCAGGTTAAAGGACAGTTTGTTGTAGAAAAAATGTCGCGAGAGATCAGTCATGCAGTTCCCAATAGCTTTGATACAAGCATCGCGCCTGTCTCTGCTTATACGCAAAAGTGTTTAACGTTCTATCCAATCAAGTATTCGGGCTTTTATCATTTAGATGAAGCGACCAATGAGCTCAATTTTATTATCGGGCAAGACTCTCCAATACTCGACGCCGATGATTATCTAATTATTAATCCAACGAATTACTCCGAACTAGGAGCTGGTTCGACTAAACGGATTTCGGTCTCAGGGTTAGTTTCTACGAATAATGTTTTTACCGCATCCTCAGTGACTTTAGAGAGTCGTTCGAAGGCTGAACGTCACTATATTTATGATGACAGAGCTTTAGTAAGTTACTGTTTAGTGAATGATACCGTTCAGAATCAAGGCCTAATTCAACGCAATGGAGTCACTGTAGCGGATAGTATTAGTTATGCGGAAAGTAATTTTCGTTACGAAGAGCCAAGCTTACAAAGAGGTGGTGTGATACACATTGACCTTGTACTTGAACAAAATAACGAAGTAAGTGTTTACCAACAAGATGTGCAGGTACTCAATGCGCCATAG
- a CDS encoding MSHA biogenesis protein MshP: protein MRHRKSSQQGSVLVVAVFVIVVMGFLATSLVQVQWSNHDTLTRKQLGTQAWLLAHSANEWALTQVYPLTVSPAVSTSVSTVCSNLNSNQLSGGMSTICTVDELTCSQIGVLDGVGFFKIESTAICGSGINQVQRIQEVWVKE, encoded by the coding sequence ATGCGCCATAGAAAATCATCTCAGCAAGGTAGTGTTTTGGTCGTCGCAGTCTTTGTTATTGTGGTGATGGGCTTCTTAGCGACTTCTTTAGTGCAAGTTCAGTGGTCAAATCACGATACATTGACACGTAAACAACTGGGAACTCAGGCTTGGCTTTTAGCGCATTCTGCAAATGAGTGGGCACTTACTCAAGTTTACCCTTTGACTGTATCTCCCGCGGTTTCAACAAGTGTTAGTACAGTGTGTAGCAACTTAAATTCAAATCAATTAAGTGGTGGTATGTCGACTATTTGTACCGTCGATGAATTAACTTGCAGTCAGATCGGTGTGCTAGATGGTGTTGGCTTTTTCAAAATTGAATCAACAGCCATTTGTGGCTCGGGTATCAATCAAGTACAGCGTATTCAAGAAGTTTGGGTGAAGGAGTGA
- a CDS encoding DUF6701 domain-containing protein, which produces MEFWVVLFRTIKNITRCDVNFLKLCAIIVALCGTSFVAIADDFSPEQCSDLKRQDGFSVAFTVPNPKNLTISFTSNNSIVALWSSVWWSWAEIVDSTVIPGEKGLLIYRPTQNNGKSGELVYKLDTGLGYRFVSSTQISINGGNGTLQISGDNAEVECATGDKEPTPPPELEDVSYEFGSIEGMDCTHGCNLLFQNKYENPIVFLMSTINPDDIVNSVPTKASVATIWDSKKGVTIESESAESYSSTDRMSPIYYFVTEPGRLTFYDHNGSKVYGEAGNIITSKAQCKGNACGSSDWETVSYQGGDIANPVIMAQVQGKDRDWATTAISGLTNQKFKLALERGRQGPTSSAKQIAYLAVPTFSGQDDSQSSKIEFYQAPGTYNQKTEIEPDKSIGWSCLNNEISLHQSFNKFGVIANKQTRNGGDGGWLRYCKQYVNGGESQFTFAFDEDATSLSTRKHGAYESVGYFAFEIPEVEIPVNVCNLFPEPIQSWTGVESSLIINNGGVTAFNGWSPDYLDAFSIENDRSWSPSNPDPESLLLVGFDLEGGTNQMYNHDVCGDDLGCAVGNEDSQLNRRKIDHNLLPNVPSRSVTETLAIDKNIKSRCDASNLCSFELAGANANVYINEDLKRLYINDLGNEYPEIRVHLKDGLYIDDFEISNGSGLVLIIPEQSSVTFNNFLASDTNQSDFIFENSSKINVVTSFKFSNSVDIVNENAYPIIYAPDATVQLKGNFRGFILAKTLNLPNLLTVEGAVTAASVVSQSGLVINKPDYSCPLPPLPTGSLVVTPKYSHVLTCEVAEVEFKVVDDDGNVINTVQDSFTASHTPNSTGKWCEGENGSSCSTSTGDYQSHFVNGEKTLYLSSSKLEGYDVSGTWDGDLETAASQINFVPYKFDVDEQFVVAGMDYSVTAKVSSCNAQDSSLSQDYVGTPTVSLDIVQPVSGDDAISLLDYTPDFDTSDKGETTDTLSIQEAGQFKVTLIDSSFDCSEISGCPESGVDKLSGSFLVNSRPWHFAICTDSNSDGNSSGGNAFVAAGEEFDVFAKPIRFSSNANPTCNNSLVTQNYLLSSGAVVATYTLDTPSNTGAVLGSLEPSNQLTQSSSDISLVDNGYKFKNLKYSEAGSFNFIATETGSFYGSILGGFSGSKSIGRFYPKYFLQENPEWNVANQNDIAYLGQPYDSTVHQVYPMASGESSVGNALNNYQFFAPSLQANFGVLDDTAVDNGFLLDTEAGTWSNDRKHWLLNDNAAELQRVVDSDGVSRRDTPFNTSDANSTTTNFGLTITGTDPVSFTDSDPVTDSAAFPIQPPARYGRMALDDIGGNSGTTLTIPLRAEFWDGSEFVVNEDDDRSTFNGANSCKQVIWHSDSATTTLASLNGSDSVDDGEENVTANQNTPSGTDAPREQVRLWLRMDDSEPTTKTGENPITCLGSDQEQPWLRYNWRQLGDEDPSTVVTFGIYRGNDRVIYRGESGLTGQ; this is translated from the coding sequence ATGGAATTTTGGGTTGTTCTTTTTAGAACCATTAAGAACATTACTCGTTGTGATGTTAACTTTTTGAAGTTATGTGCAATCATTGTTGCTTTATGTGGAACCTCTTTTGTTGCGATAGCTGATGATTTCTCACCTGAACAATGTAGTGATTTAAAAAGACAGGATGGTTTTTCTGTTGCTTTTACGGTACCTAACCCCAAAAATCTAACCATAAGTTTTACTTCCAATAATTCGATAGTCGCACTTTGGTCTAGTGTTTGGTGGAGTTGGGCTGAAATTGTAGATTCCACGGTTATTCCTGGGGAAAAAGGCTTATTGATTTATCGGCCAACTCAGAATAACGGTAAGAGCGGTGAGTTAGTATATAAGCTTGATACAGGTTTGGGTTATCGATTTGTTTCCTCTACACAAATATCAATTAATGGTGGTAATGGAACACTGCAGATATCTGGAGATAATGCAGAGGTTGAATGTGCTACTGGTGACAAAGAGCCAACTCCTCCACCTGAGTTAGAAGACGTATCTTATGAATTTGGCTCTATTGAAGGGATGGATTGTACTCATGGTTGTAACTTGTTATTCCAGAATAAATATGAGAATCCGATTGTTTTCTTAATGTCGACCATTAACCCTGACGACATTGTCAATAGCGTACCAACAAAGGCTAGTGTTGCGACTATTTGGGATTCGAAGAAAGGCGTAACAATTGAAAGTGAATCGGCTGAGAGTTATAGCTCCACAGATCGAATGTCGCCAATTTATTATTTTGTTACCGAGCCCGGAAGGTTAACGTTTTACGATCACAATGGTTCCAAGGTTTATGGTGAAGCTGGAAACATCATAACTTCTAAGGCTCAATGTAAAGGCAATGCCTGTGGCAGTTCTGATTGGGAAACTGTCTCATATCAGGGAGGTGATATTGCAAACCCTGTGATCATGGCTCAAGTTCAGGGCAAGGACCGAGATTGGGCAACAACAGCTATCTCTGGTTTAACTAACCAAAAATTCAAGCTTGCTTTAGAGCGTGGTCGACAAGGGCCTACTTCTTCAGCTAAGCAAATCGCTTATTTAGCTGTCCCTACTTTCTCAGGCCAAGATGACTCTCAATCATCGAAAATCGAGTTTTATCAAGCGCCAGGTACGTACAATCAAAAAACTGAAATAGAGCCAGATAAATCTATTGGATGGTCATGCCTGAATAATGAAATATCACTACATCAAAGCTTCAATAAATTTGGTGTTATTGCGAATAAGCAAACCCGAAATGGTGGTGATGGTGGGTGGTTGCGATACTGCAAACAGTACGTTAATGGTGGGGAATCCCAATTTACGTTTGCATTTGATGAAGATGCTACTTCTCTTAGCACTCGTAAACATGGCGCGTATGAATCTGTTGGGTATTTTGCGTTTGAAATTCCTGAGGTCGAGATTCCGGTTAACGTATGTAACTTGTTCCCTGAGCCTATCCAAAGTTGGACAGGGGTTGAGAGTTCATTGATTATTAATAATGGGGGTGTCACAGCTTTCAATGGCTGGTCTCCCGATTATCTTGATGCTTTTTCAATTGAAAATGATCGATCTTGGAGCCCATCTAATCCTGATCCCGAGAGTTTGCTTTTAGTCGGATTTGATTTAGAAGGAGGTACAAATCAAATGTACAACCATGATGTCTGTGGAGATGATTTAGGTTGTGCTGTAGGGAATGAAGATAGTCAACTAAACCGACGAAAGATTGACCATAATTTGTTGCCTAATGTTCCGAGTCGTTCTGTAACAGAAACTCTGGCTATTGATAAAAACATCAAGTCCAGATGTGATGCGTCAAACTTGTGTTCATTTGAGTTAGCAGGAGCTAATGCTAATGTGTATATCAATGAAGACTTGAAACGACTATATATAAATGATTTAGGCAATGAGTATCCAGAAATAAGGGTCCACTTAAAGGATGGGTTATATATTGATGATTTTGAAATATCAAATGGTAGTGGTTTAGTCTTAATTATTCCTGAACAATCATCAGTAACTTTTAATAACTTTTTAGCTTCTGATACAAACCAAAGTGATTTTATATTTGAAAATAGCTCTAAAATAAATGTAGTCACAAGTTTTAAATTTAGTAATAGCGTAGATATTGTTAATGAGAACGCATACCCAATTATTTATGCTCCAGATGCAACTGTACAGCTGAAAGGAAACTTTAGAGGCTTTATTTTAGCAAAAACACTTAACCTTCCAAACTTACTTACAGTAGAAGGCGCAGTTACTGCAGCGAGCGTTGTTTCGCAGAGTGGTTTAGTTATTAATAAGCCTGACTATAGCTGTCCGCTTCCTCCACTCCCAACAGGCTCTCTTGTCGTAACCCCAAAATACTCGCACGTTCTGACTTGTGAGGTCGCTGAGGTTGAATTCAAAGTCGTGGATGATGATGGCAATGTGATTAATACCGTTCAAGATAGTTTCACTGCATCACATACACCAAACTCTACTGGGAAGTGGTGTGAAGGTGAGAATGGAAGCAGTTGTTCTACATCCACTGGGGACTACCAAAGTCACTTTGTGAATGGGGAAAAAACTTTGTACTTATCTTCTTCTAAATTAGAGGGTTATGATGTCAGTGGTACTTGGGATGGCGACTTGGAAACGGCTGCATCACAAATTAACTTTGTGCCTTATAAGTTCGATGTAGATGAGCAATTTGTTGTGGCTGGTATGGATTACTCAGTGACGGCAAAAGTGTCTTCTTGTAATGCGCAAGATTCGTCGTTGTCACAAGATTATGTGGGTACGCCTACTGTGAGTTTAGATATCGTCCAACCAGTGAGCGGTGATGATGCGATAAGCTTACTCGATTACACACCGGATTTTGATACGAGTGATAAAGGAGAGACAACCGATACTCTTTCTATTCAAGAGGCTGGCCAGTTTAAAGTAACGCTGATTGACAGTAGTTTTGATTGTAGTGAAATATCAGGTTGTCCTGAAAGTGGCGTTGATAAACTCTCTGGAAGTTTCTTGGTGAATTCTCGTCCTTGGCACTTTGCGATTTGTACGGACAGCAATTCTGATGGTAACAGCAGTGGTGGGAATGCGTTTGTTGCAGCGGGGGAAGAGTTTGACGTGTTTGCTAAACCAATTCGATTCTCGAGTAACGCTAACCCTACGTGTAACAATAGCTTGGTAACACAAAACTATTTGCTGTCCTCTGGTGCTGTCGTTGCGACTTATACTCTGGATACGCCAAGCAATACTGGCGCAGTACTTGGGAGTTTAGAACCAAGCAATCAACTTACTCAATCTAGCTCGGATATATCACTCGTTGATAATGGCTATAAATTTAAAAACTTAAAATACTCAGAAGCGGGTAGCTTTAACTTCATTGCAACTGAAACTGGCAGCTTCTACGGGAGCATCCTTGGTGGCTTCTCTGGTAGTAAATCAATTGGCCGCTTCTATCCGAAATACTTCCTACAAGAGAACCCTGAATGGAATGTCGCTAATCAAAACGACATTGCTTATTTAGGTCAACCTTACGACTCAACTGTGCATCAAGTGTACCCAATGGCATCAGGTGAAAGCAGTGTTGGTAACGCGCTTAACAACTATCAATTCTTTGCCCCGAGCCTACAAGCCAATTTTGGTGTTCTAGATGATACAGCTGTCGATAATGGGTTCTTGCTGGATACTGAGGCAGGCACTTGGTCTAATGATCGTAAGCATTGGTTGTTGAATGACAATGCAGCTGAGCTTCAACGAGTTGTGGATTCAGATGGTGTTAGCCGCAGAGATACACCTTTCAATACTTCGGACGCGAACTCTACTACGACCAACTTCGGTTTGACGATAACTGGAACAGACCCTGTTTCATTTACTGATTCTGACCCTGTTACTGATTCGGCAGCTTTCCCAATTCAACCGCCCGCCCGATATGGTCGAATGGCCCTTGACGACATTGGTGGCAATTCCGGTACTACCTTAACTATCCCACTTCGAGCTGAGTTCTGGGATGGTAGTGAGTTTGTTGTTAACGAGGATGATGACCGTAGCACATTCAATGGGGCTAATTCTTGTAAACAAGTGATCTGGCATAGCGACAGTGCGACAACCACGTTAGCTTCGCTTAACGGCAGTGACAGCGTAGATGATGGAGAGGAAAACGTCACAGCGAACCAAAACACGCCTTCTGGTACAGATGCACCTCGTGAACAAGTCCGCTTGTGGTTAAGAATGGATGACTCAGAACCAACCACTAAAACTGGTGAAAACCCTATTACCTGCTTAGGTAGCGATCAAGAGCAACCATGGCTGCGCTACAACTGGCGACAGTTAGGCGACGAAGACCCATCTACCGTCGTCACATTTGGTATCTATCGCGGTAACGATCGTGTGATTTACCGAGGTGAAAGTGGTTTAACAGGTCAGTAA
- a CDS encoding type II secretion system F family protein, with amino-acid sequence MPTYRYVGRSSDGSQVTGQLDANNEDLAAESLMSKGIIPTSIKLGKSGGSVLDMDVSSLFSPNVPLEVLVLFCRQLYSLTKAGVPLLRSMKGLTQNCENKQLKAALEEVVAELTNGRGLSASMQMHPKVFSPLFVSMIGVGENTGRLDQALLQLAGYYEQEVETRKRIKTAMRYPTFVISFILIAMFILNIKVIPQFSSMFARFGVDLPLPTRILIGMSEFFVNYWGLMLAVIFGLIFAFKAWVKTDKGLEKWDRLRLKMPVIGGVVNRALLSRFSRTFALMLKAGVPLNQSLALSAEALDNRFLELRVQAMKSAIEAGSTVSSTAINSEIFTPLVIQMISVGEETGRIDELLLEVADFYDREVDYDLKTLTARIEPILLTVVAGMVLILALGIFLPMWGMLDAIKG; translated from the coding sequence ATGCCAACGTATCGTTATGTAGGTCGCAGTTCTGATGGCAGTCAAGTGACTGGTCAGTTGGATGCGAATAACGAAGATCTTGCTGCTGAAAGCTTGATGAGCAAGGGGATCATTCCTACCTCTATCAAATTGGGGAAAAGTGGCGGGTCAGTGTTAGATATGGATGTATCTAGCCTGTTTTCTCCTAATGTGCCTCTAGAAGTCTTAGTTCTGTTTTGCCGACAGTTATACAGCCTCACTAAAGCGGGCGTTCCATTGTTGAGGTCGATGAAAGGCCTAACCCAAAACTGTGAAAACAAACAGTTGAAAGCGGCTTTAGAAGAGGTGGTTGCAGAATTAACCAATGGTCGTGGACTATCGGCGTCGATGCAGATGCACCCAAAAGTGTTCAGTCCATTATTTGTATCGATGATCGGTGTTGGTGAAAACACAGGTCGTTTAGACCAAGCTTTGTTACAACTGGCTGGGTACTATGAACAGGAAGTTGAGACTCGTAAGCGAATCAAGACCGCAATGCGTTACCCAACCTTTGTTATCAGCTTTATTTTGATTGCGATGTTCATTCTGAACATCAAGGTTATCCCACAATTTTCTAGTATGTTCGCGCGCTTTGGTGTCGATCTGCCACTGCCAACTCGTATCTTGATTGGTATGTCCGAGTTCTTTGTGAATTATTGGGGTTTGATGCTCGCGGTTATTTTCGGTCTTATCTTTGCTTTTAAGGCATGGGTAAAAACCGACAAAGGATTGGAAAAGTGGGATAGGTTGCGTTTAAAAATGCCGGTTATTGGTGGAGTTGTGAATCGAGCGCTATTGTCGCGTTTTTCTCGTACTTTCGCTCTGATGCTTAAAGCGGGAGTACCACTTAACCAATCATTAGCGTTATCGGCTGAGGCTTTGGACAATCGCTTTCTAGAATTGCGAGTTCAAGCCATGAAATCGGCAATAGAAGCGGGTAGTACCGTTTCATCTACCGCGATCAACAGCGAAATTTTCACACCGCTCGTGATACAAATGATTTCAGTGGGTGAAGAGACAGGTCGTATTGATGAGTTGCTGCTTGAAGTGGCTGATTTTTATGATCGAGAAGTCGATTACGATCTGAAGACTTTAACGGCCAGAATTGAACCTATTCTGTTGACGGTAGTTGCGGGTATGGTGCTGATTTTAGCGCTAGGTATTTTCTTACCTATGTGGGGAATGCTGGATGCAATCAAAGGTTAG